The nucleotide window CAAAACCCTCGCCCGGGACCTCGATAAACTTAAGAGGGTTTACACCGTAAGTGATATAATAGGTCTCGACATGTTTCCACACACACCCCACGTCGAGGCGGTGGTCGAGTTAAAACGTCAGTGATTCAATTGAAGAACCGCTAAGTTAATAAATCATAACGTCCTAGTTCGATATTAGGTAGGAGGTGGAAAAGTTGCTGGATGAGAGGGACATGGTAATAATCGAGATGCTTACCAAGGACGCGAGGACGCCCTTCACCGAGATCGCCAAAGTGCTGGGAATAAGCGAGACGGCCGTCAGGAAGCGCGTAAGGGCCCTTGAGGAGGCAGGCGTTATAAAGCAGTACACCATCGTCATCGATCCATCAAAGCTCGGCTACAACCTCGTGAGCCTAACCGGGATCGACACGCTCCCGGAGAAGATATTCGAAGTCGCCAGCAAGCTCAAGGAGTTCGATTTCGTGAGGAACGTCTACCTCACGAGCGGCGACCACATGATAATGGCCGAGATATGGGCCAAGGACGGCAACGATCTCTCGGACATCATATCGAACAAGATCGGAAAGATCGACGGCGTCATCAAGGTCTGCCCGGCGATAATCCTCGAGCGGCTGAAATGATCTTTTCATTTTTCTTTCAAAACAAAGAAGAGAATCAGCCCAGGGCCGCTTCTGGAACGGCACCGTAGGTGAAGAGTTTCTCAAGCTGTTTGCCCGACACGCTCAGGTCTATGAACACGAAGTTATCGGACGTTGAAATCTTGATGCTCCGCAGGATCTCAACGATGGGGGAGTTCGCCTGCTGGGAGAACTTGAGGTCGAGAAGCGAGACAAAGCCCCTCAACTGTTTTGCCAGGCTGGAGGCGTCTGCTGAACTGTCGGTCTCAAGGGCCAGCTTGAAGGAGTATGTATCGCCAGTCAGGGTGAGCTTAAAGGCGCCGTACCTGATGCTCTCCTCAACGCTTCCGAGGGAAATCGGCGTAATTTCCTTGGATTCACGCTCCGGCGCAGTGAGGTTCATAAGCTCCCGAAAGTCGTAGACAACCACCAGGTTTCCCGAGCCGACCTTCTCAACGATCCCACTGTACTGCTTGGCCCACTTCCCGTGGCCGTTTATCAGATCGATCATTTCCTCGATCGTGACCCTATCCCCAACGATGATGTAGCTGTCGCTGACGGCAACCCCCCAGTTCTCGCGATCGAAGTATTCATCGACGCCCATGTAAGTGGTGTGGGAGACCGTCTCGTTGAGGCTCTCAATCTTTTTCCTGACCTTCTCAACGTCCACGCTCCCCTCGACGTATACCGCCATCTTCGGCCGCTGGTTCCCCTCGTCGTAGCCCCTCACAACGAAAATCGCCCTGGACAGCGTCGCGATGTCAACGCCCGTCTCGTTCAGAACGTTCTCCCTCAAAGACTCGTACTTTGGATAGAGGCTGATGTTCTTCATGAGCTCCTCAAAGGCGGCCTCTTTTACCGTGTTCATGTCAAAAACGCCCGCCACCACGGCATCAGAGGGAACCAGCTCAAGCCAGCTCTTCTCCCTGCTCCCGCCGATACAGCCGCTGGAAGCGAT belongs to Thermococcus sp. AM4 and includes:
- the lrpA gene encoding HTH-type transcriptional regulator LrpA, with protein sequence MLDERDMVIIEMLTKDARTPFTEIAKVLGISETAVRKRVRALEEAGVIKQYTIVIDPSKLGYNLVSLTGIDTLPEKIFEVASKLKEFDFVRNVYLTSGDHMIMAEIWAKDGNDLSDIISNKIGKIDGVIKVCPAIILERLK